The nucleotide window AACTTTGCACATAGTGGGGTTTTCCCTTACGGCAAATACAAATAGAAATTAACAtagaaaaagacaaattttaagAGAAATTGAAGAAAACTACCAAGATTTCAATTGCAATGTACAACAGGGCTCAAATCTCACCAAATTATCCTTCCCCAGCAAGGCTGTGGGATGCTAAAGCCATTTCTGAAAGATGCTAATCCACTTCTATAATACCCTCTTTACCTTTATGTGACTTGGTCTGCATGGGAGGATTCCATTAGAATTATTGAGAAGAACCTGTGGATTGCCCTTGAATTTATCATTGCACTGCTTCAGCCCTTGAGGAAGAACTCTCCTTAGAACTAGATACTTTCTCCTGCAGTCTCAGCCTTTCCACTGCACTCAGCGGTATTTTggctcagggaagggaaggggatcAGTTAATCATCTCATTTCTCTGGCTGCTTcagctaaaatattttcaagccCAGACagaactgctccacctctgcCAGTCATagttgtaaaaaaaaaggagaaagaataaggaaaacatattttagtcgtttgggggttttaaatttcttcctttttttcttttatttgtattaatacctgtcctttcaggcagttttcTCTTGTCTGATAATCAGCCCCCAGGTGCCTAAACAGGCTCtctttttctccacagaaatCACTTTTGCCTCCTCACAGCTGCCCTCCAAGACCTGGTAACTCTCTGGGATACTATTGTAATCCCTTGTAGCAGCAGGGTATGATTTTCCAGACAGAAGATTAAGTGCTGTTAATgccgaggaggaggaaggcagtgCTGTCCAAGGCACAGCTCCTTATTTCCAAtgccagcagcacatcccagagTTTGGATGTGATGGGGCTGGTGCAAGATATGCTGCTTATTCCTAGGGATGCCCTAGGGATGTCTCTTTTAGGGATGTCCCAGGCCTCTGCCTGCAGAAAATGAACAGCAGAAAGCTCGCCCACATGAGGACAGACTCACCACAACCTGCCTGCGTTTCCCCTGCAAGTCCCAAACATGGACCATACTCAGGCCAAAGTGCTTCTGCACAAAGTTCTGCTGCTCCCCATCAGCTGAAGAGTGAAAATACATCCCAAGAAACCACAGCTGATGTGACCCcgcagagcagcaggagaccGTGGTCAGGCAATATAGGTGCAGGTACAGGGGAACCCGGGTGCCACAGCTGATGGAGCAGGTGGCCTCAATCACCTACCTGGAGAAGAAAGTCAAAGAGGGCCAGGCGgctccactcgctgtgtgggatgctggagcagggagtgTCCCTGGCCACCAGCATTGGTCTGCGgggctgcagcatctcctggtACTGCAGCCATCCCAGGGCACAGGAGTTCTGGTCATTGTTGGCAtcctccaggtgctggaggTCAGGAGCCCACCAGATGATGGGGCGCAGGGCGCCGTCAGTGTAGCTGTAGGGCAGGAGGCGGCTGGTGAAGCGCCGGGCCACGGCGGGCAGGCTGCGGTTCAGCCCCAGCACCCTGTCCAGGTGGAAGGCCAGCACCTCGTACAGGTCCCCAGGGCGCTTGATGAGCCCACAGCACCCATCCTGGCAGTCTCCTTCTGGGCTGGCTGGCAGGACATCCCCCTTGGCATCTCCCTTGGCATCCCCCACGGCACGCAGCCTCACTCGCATGATCTGCCCGTGGGCAGGAACACGGGTTTTGGAGACCACCTGCCCACTGGACAGCAGCCACATCTTCTGGAGGTCATCAGCAGAGAGCCAAGGGGGaatgtccctctccagcctcctctgcctcctgctccagccaggagcctgctcctgctgcaggtgagCGCGGGGCATGGGGCGCCTTCTTCTGTAGGCTTGTCCTCCAGACAGGGGGGCAGCCACCTCCCTCGGGGGCCCCGGGGGGGACGAGGCCGGCAGCGGGAGCAGGGAGTGGTCCGGTGGTGGGGGCAGGTGGATGagagccagcagggccagggccagcagcaccccgacagctgctggggctgggggcttcaTCCCCATCCTTCGCCACGGTCGCTgggcctgcagggacagaaagTTGGAATGATGCTGGAGTGCtactgcaggcagagcccttGGTAGGGTTTGCTTTGGAGAAGCAGCCCCTCTGCTTGTTATTCCACTGTGGCAGGAGGGTTGTGGATGGTGCCATGATTTGTGCCAGAATTTAGCTGCAGTCCCTTCAGAAGCAAATCAGAGCAAGGGCTCACTCCCCACACAGAGGCTGCCATATCTGCAGCACTGAGGTAGCGGATGACCTTATGGGCAATGAATTTCTCATGGTCAAATAGTTCACTTTAAGGActcaagaaattaaaataaaacaaactaaaCCAGAGCAAATTCCTGTCTAGATGTGAACACTTTCCAGTTCCTAAGAGGTTTTACTTTTCAGACCTTACTCTGGGGACCCTCACTGGCTCCTATTCAGGTTGCACACTGAACCCATAATTTAGATATCTCAATGTGTGCTGAGACAAGGCTTCTGGAGCTCTGCCCATCACTGTATCTGGCAAAAGCTAGGTAGCTCTTAGTGTTAGTCAGAACCTGTGACTggctgtgttttaaaaaaaagggtACAAACTCCTGGAAGGCCAgacacctctcctatgaagacaggctgagagaacCAGGGTTATTCagactggagaagagaaggctctggggagaacTTACAGCACCTTCCTGTGCCTAAAGGGACtcacaagagagctggagaggaattTTTTACAAGGAtgtggagtgacaggacaagggaaaaggactttaaactgaaagagaggttcagattagatattaggaaaaaaatcttagcTGTGAGAGTGTtgaggcattggaacaggttgctcagataAGCTGTGGaggccccatccctggcagatGGCTGACATTCTCCAAGCCAATCCAGTCCCTGGACCATGCTGCACCCATGCCTCATTCACTCAGGAATGGGCAGCCTCACACACTTGTGAGAGCAGCCTCACATACTTCAGGAGGCTGGAGGCACAAAAAGCACCTTGGCcccatttctctgctttcaaCAGACATTTCCAAGCAGCTCAAACCCAAATTGGAAGTCAAGGCAATGGTCAAGAGCATAGATTTTTCtccaattatttattttggaagCACAAACATATCCATGGCAGACACAGCAGGACAATATATTGCCAAAGAAGGGATAAGAGACTGTTTATAAGAGgaaaagcttgaaaaaaaaagaactataAAGCTGGGGAGGTGAGAGCCAGCAGACAGAATTACTTCCAGAAAGCAGCTGGCAAGCAAAAGCATTTCCAGCTGTGGGGCTTTTAGGACCACAGGCTCCCACTGACCACAGGGACCCATCACCAGCACAACTCCTGCACCGTgagcagctgccccaggcaACCCCAGTGCACGAGCTTATGAGCTGACACAGCACTATCCTCAAATCCATCAGGTTTCATGTCCTCAGCTTGGGGAGACTGCTTCAGACAGCCCCCTGGTGAGAAGCACACCCCTTGCAAAGACACTACATCAGCTGAGGTGGGTAAGAGGAGCCACCGACTCACTGGCTGCAGCCATAGGGGTGTTCCTTCCATGCCTCCCTTTCAAGGATTGAGCAGATTTAATGCAGTTTATAAGAGCTATTGATGGTGCACTTGGAGTGATTCACCTTTATAGCTCTCACTTAATTGCTTCTCTCCCAGAAACACAATGTAGTGCAGCAAAATATATCTGCTGGgctgaatgcttttttttgAGACAGGGTTTACACCAGCCTCTGCCAGGAACCAGGGGCTGCCTGGAACAGGTCATTGGGACCTGCCAGGGGACCTCTGCTTTATCTCTTCCCAGAGTGGAAAGGACCTAGTCCAGGGTGAGACTGTCCAGAGAAGGATGTCCTGTCCCAGATCACCAGCAGGATTATTCAAAGTTTGGCATTAACTGTCCCAGGCATCAAACTACATGGTTAAATCATTGGTTAAACCATTGTCTTAGGTGCCTCTCTGGGGAGAGGATGAGTGTGAGCACCCCTAAGCACCCTGAGGGGCAGCAGGACTTCTGTCAGCAGCTGGTTGTGATCCCAGCTCTTTCCTACTTGGATGGGATAATGATTTGCTGTGGAACCACAGCCAATGCCAAGTGACACAGGCAACACCCGAGCTCAGATACTCAAAACCTTCGTGCCCCAGATTGCAAGCAAAttctgcagagcacagacacACATTCTTTTCCAAACACCTGCAATCCACGTCTGGCCTCCTGAGCAAGAGTTTAGGGGAGGTGCAATGTCTAAATCCTAGTTGAACTGCAGTAAAATAACTCTGTCGCATATAAAGGGTCGATTATGGTATCCTGATACCCATACTCCTTTCAAATCATCACTGTAAGTGCCTCACAATCTGTTCCTCTGGCCTCAAAGTATGCTGAATTAACAGCAGTTATATCTATGGAATCAATCCCAAAGGATAGGGCTAACTGTAAATCTCAGTATTCCCATCTGCATTGAGCGAAGTCCCTTCCCAATCTGTGCTTTCTTGGGCATGTTTTCCCAGCACCTCCCCTGTCCCACCCTTCTGGAGAGACACAGCCCATCCCACTCTCACCAAAAACCCCTGTAATCCTTTTCTTCAGCTCAGAGGATTCTCAGGGTGATTGTTTTTGTTATCCAGCTGATAATAACCCTCTGGTTGCTTATACCATCTCTGGGTATTTAAAAAGCCTGTCTGCCAAAATTTCCAGTATCCTGGGGGGAGAATGCATGGAGGAGCCACATGGAGAACCTTCAAAGCACTGcaggaaaaatcctttttaaCCCACAGCCAGAGAACAGAGTATGCCAAATGGATGGCAACAATTGCTGTGTTTTTAATGTCAAGTAAGTTTACAGTCCAAGTGGTTAAGGAATCACTATTGTCCAAACCCACTTTGTCTTCTTTGTCAGTGAGCTCGGGTTTGTGCATCACAAGTGAAAGCCCATTGCTTTCCCACCCTAAACCCAAAACCCTGGGCTGTGAAGCTGGGCAAGGGCCAGTGCAGGCTCCCTTCCCTAGCACCGTTCAGGCTTTCCCTGCCACATCAAcaataaaaagaagcaaaaaaggTGCAAGTACAGTCTCTGTGTTATTTCTGGCGGTTGATATTGCAAATTTAATAATAACCTAGGTGATAAAGCATTGCagaaataattctgtatttacAAGCCCTGGTAAATACTTTTCCAAACAGTCTTTCTCTGAGCCCATGCTATaaaaaaatgctgcagtttAAGCTGTGGCTTTGATACAGCCCAAGATGCAAACCATATGTACAGCTCTGCTTTGCCAGGCTGACATACTGACAGTACAGCAGGTCTTCGCCAGAAATTAGGTCCTTTTCCCATCAGGCAAAATCCATAAAAAGGCTTAGAGAGGTACTACTTGTTCCAGGATGCCAATAAGTAAATAATATATATTCTCACTCATCAGAGGGACAtacagcacagcccaggctcTATGGCACAGTGGAGAGCTGTGTAGCTTTAAATTCTAGGAAATAAAACTTTCTAAGTCTAGTTGGGGGTGAGGTGTGGGAGGGTTATCCTTGACATTGTATTCCCAGGATGCTTGAACCTTGGCAGAATTTGAAGCAGAGAAGTctgttttcaatttcttttcaaactgcATCAAATTGGCTTTGTCGagcttgaaagaaaagaaaaacaaaccccaaacttcATTATCCAAGAATGTAAGAAACAGCCCTGAGCCTAGAAAGATGCCACGGAAATACGTGGCTGTTGAAAACTGGATTgattcctgctttcctctggCATTCAAAAGAgtcctcctgcccctgcaccGGCACTGCAAGACACCTTCCGCAGTAAACCCCACTGTCCCAAAGAGGTGCCCAAAGGAGCCAGGATGGATCAGCCATGGCCACACCACTCTTGGCCACCTGCCTGCCCTAGACTCCCAAGCTCAGAGGACTTTGCCAAAGGCAACCTGCTGATGAGCAGGTTAAAGGCAGGCCCCTGCATTTATCTGGGTGCACACTGAGGGGGTGCAAcacacagggctgtgctcaccCTCTCGGCTCCGCGCTCGCTGCCCGCCCAATGAACCGCAAAACCGCCTGGGCAGCAGGAGGTGCAGCCTGCCGTGACCAGTTTTAACAAAGACTGCTTGAAAAACAAGTGGGAAACCTCCTCTGCCTGCCCCCCACCTCTGGGAATGTCTCCAGAGCCTTGCAACCACACATGGTGCTCACAGCAGCTCCCGGTGCACTGGGAGAATGGGCACATCAATCAGATCCGGGATTGGATCATCCTCTTCCTTTTCATGTTGTGCAGGAGGATTTCTTGGTTTGTTAAGGGCATGGCATGTGGGCTGGAGACCTATGACCATGCAGAGGACATGGAAGGAGACAAAACCTCTTTATCCCCGGAGTGACTCCAGGCAAGGAAACACTTGGCAGCGTCTGTTGCCCATCATTCAAATGCATAAATGCCTCCCTATATTATCCTGCTGAGGGAAGATAGATGGCTGGCAGAGTGGGAATTTAAAGACGGCTATTAAATGATGATTGCCAGTCCCAAAGGTAGCCCTGGCTCAGAGTGGCTCCCCAGGAAGGCAGGTCTGCTGCGCTCTCCCAGCACATGGGGACAGCTCCACCAACACTCGCTTGCACCCACATAGCCATGGGGCATGAGGAATAAGACAGCCCTTCATCCGGCCTCATGATCCAGCAAAGTGGCTGCAATTCCTAGCAGACCCACACCAGCTTTGTGTCTGAGTTTTTATCCTCCAGAGATGAAGGGTTGTGTCCTCAAAAATGCCCTTCCAGAGGGGAGAACCATGTCCCCACTACATTTCAGCACACTGGAGACACCCTGAAGACCATCCTGCTTGGCtccaggacagggatgtggcAGGTAGGCCATGCTCATCTGCTCAAGgtgctcctccagccccactTCGAAACAAATGGCTTGGGAAGCTCAAACCAGGAACTGAGAAGGTGGAAAAGGGGACTGCTCCCATAAAGCTTATGAAACAGAGTCACAGCAAACACTGGGTCAGCTGAAGCTGGGGAGATGGAAATGTGACACATCACCACATGGTGCTAGGTCCTTCCCTGCAGAGTCAGCAAAGTCCTCAGAGCTGACACACAAACCTCCCCACCAAGATgtccaaaaccaaaccagaaaatgACCGAGTTAAATTGCCTGGGATTAAACCTTAAAGCATGCTGTACTTTGCTAAATTTTGGATAGTCTGCA belongs to Taeniopygia guttata chromosome 2, bTaeGut7.mat, whole genome shotgun sequence and includes:
- the GASK1A gene encoding Golgi-associated kinase 1A; its protein translation is MAQRPWRRMGMKPPAPAAVGVLLALALLALIHLPPPPDHSLLPLPASSPPGPPREVAAPLSGGQAYRRRRPMPRAHLQQEQAPGWSRRQRRLERDIPPWLSADDLQKMWLLSSGQVVSKTRVPAHGQIMRVRLRAVGDAKGDAKGDVLPASPEGDCQDGCCGLIKRPGDLYEVLAFHLDRVLGLNRSLPAVARRFTSRLLPYSYTDGALRPIIWWAPDLQHLEDANNDQNSCALGWLQYQEMLQPRRPMLVARDTPCSSIPHSEWSRLALFDFLLQVHDRLDRYCCGFQPDPSEPCVEEMLHEKCRNPAELVLVHILVRRSAPSRLVFIDNAGRPQHPEEKLNFRLLQGIDSFPAAAVATLRSGRLQSLLLQSLRLDRQFWESQGGAEGLRPLLQTIDRRAQILLCHIQEHNLTVFEDSPR